The Rhodococcus sp. B50 DNA window CTGTCGAGGTCGTGCCCATCGTGATCCCCGATCCCGGACCCGGTGAGGTCGTCGTCGCGATCGCCGCGTGCGGTGTGTGCCATACCGACCTGCATTACCGCGAGGGCGGCATCAACGACGAGTTCCCGTTCCTGCTCGGCCACGAGGCCGCCGGCGTCGTCGAGTCGGTCGGCGAGGGTGTCGACTCCGTCGCCGTGGGCGACTTCGTCGTCCTGAACTGGCGCGCGGTGTGCGGCCAGTGTCGCGCCTGCAAGCGCGGTGAGCCGCAGTACTGCTTCGACACCTTCAACGCCACGCAGAAGATGACGCTCGAGGACGGCACCGAGCTCACCCCGGCGCTGGGCATCGGCGCGTTCGCCGACAAGACCCTCGTGCACGCCGGCCAGTGCACCAAGGTCGACCCGAGTGCCGATCCGGCCGTCGTGGGCCTGCTCGGCTGCGGTGTGATGGCCGGTCTCGGTGCTGCCGTCAACACCGGCGGGGTCACCCGCGGTCAGTCCGTCGCGGTCATCGGCTGCGGCGGTGTGGGCGACGCCGCGATCATGGGGGCCCGTCTGGCGGGTGCCGGCACGATCATCGCCGTCGATCGCGACGACAAGAAACTCGAGTGGGCCACCGATCTCGGCGCGACCCACACCGTCAACTCCACCTCGGTCGACGCCGTCGAGGCGATCAAGGAACTGACGAACGGTTTCGGCGCCGACGTCGTCATCGAGGCCGTGGGCCGTCCGGAGACCTACAAGCAGGCCTTCTATGCCCGCGACCTCGCCGGCACCGTCGTTCTCGTGGGTGTGCCCACCCCGGACATGACCCTCGAGATGCCGCTGATCGATTTCTTCTCGCACGGCGGTTCGCTCAAGAGCTCGTGGTACGGCGACTGTCTGCCCGAGCGCGACTTCCCGACCTACGTCGATCTGTACCAGCAGGGACGTCTGCCGCTCGAGAAGTTCGTCACCGAGCGCATCGGCATCGACGACGTCGAGAAGGCGTTCGAGACGATGCACCGCGGTGAGGTGCTGCGTTCGGTGGTGGTCCTGTGAGCACTTCGCCGATCCGCGTCGACCGGGTCGTCACGTCGGGCACCTTCGCGCTCGACGGCGGCGAATGGGAGGTCGACAACAACATCTGGCTCGTCGGCGACGACTCCGAGGTGGTGGTGATCGACGCCGCGCACACCGCGCAGCCGATCATCGACGCCGTCGGTGGACGGAAGGTCGTGGCGATCGTGTGCACACATGCCCACAACGACCACATCACCGTCGCGCCCGAACTGTCCGAGAAGCTCGACGCGCCGATCCTGCTCAACCCGGCCGACGACATGCTGTGGGAGATGACCCACCCGGGTGTCGCGCACGGCACGCTCGAGGACGGGGAGCGGATCCGGGTGGCCGGCACCGACATCCGGGCGATCGCCACCCCGGGGCATTCACCGGGTTCGACCTGCCTGTACCTGCCGGAAGCGGGTGAGCTGTTCACGGGCGACACGCTGTTCTCCGGCGGACCGGGTGCGACGGGCCGCTCGTTCTCGGACTTCCCGACCATCATCGGGTCGATCCGCGACAAGCTGTTCGCGCTGCCCGCCGAGACGAAGGTGCACACCGGTCACGGCGACGGCACCACCATCGGCACCGAGTCGCCGCATCTCGAGGAGTGGATCAAGCGCGGCAGCTGATGCCGCCGGTGCGCGGTTCCGGTAGCAGGCGCTACCGGAACCGCGCACGAGGGCACCGCTACTCTCACCTTCATGGCGAAGAAGCAGATCCCGGTGATCGTGGTGGCCGGATTTCTCGGCGCGGGGAAGACGACGCTGCTCAACCACCTGCTGCGCAACACCCGCGGTGCGCGGATCGGCGTGATCGTCAACGACTTCGGTTCCGTCAACATCGATTCCATGATGGTGGCGGGTCAGGTCGATTCGATGGTCTCGTTGAGCAACGGATGCCTGTGCTGCGCAGTCGATGTCAGCGACATGGACGCGATGCTCGACAAGCTCGCCCACCGCGCGTCCGATCTCGACGTCATCGTCGTCGAGGCGAGCGGACTCGCCGAGCCCCGTAATATGATTCGGCTCGTCGCCGGCTCGGAGAACGAATACGTCACCTACGGCGGCATCGTGCTCGTCGTCGACGCGGTGGAGTTCGACGCGACCGCAGCGCAGCATCCCGAACTCGAGCAGCACGTCGCTCTCGCAGATCTGGTGCTGATCAACAAGACCGATCGTATCGACGGCGACGCCCACGACGATCTGCTGACCCGCCTGTGCCGGCTCAACTCCCGCGCGGCGGTCGTCTCCACCGACCACGGTCGCATCGATCCGGCGCTGTTGTTCGACATCCCGGAGCGTCCCGGTCCCCGGCCCGGGGAGCAGCTCACCCTCGACGAGCTGCTCTACGAGCAGGACGAGCACGACCACACCCATCTGCACGAGGGCTACGACGCGATCACCTTCGAAGCCGCCGACGCACTACACCCCCGCGTGCTGGTCGATTTCCTCGAGAACCAGCCCGCAGGGGTGTTTCGTATCAAGGGATACGTGCATGTCACTGCCGGGTTGCACACCGCCACCTATCTGGTGCACACCGTGGGCGATCACATCCGATTCGACACGGTGGGTCGCGGGGACGATGTGCCCGGCGGGACGCAGCTCGTCGTCATCGGCGCCGATCTCGACGCCGACGACGTACGGGAGCAATTACGCCGCTGTGTGCCGACCGAACCGGTGTCCGCGGACGCGATGTACGCGATACACCGATTCACGCCTCGCTGACGCGGACGGTCGGGCTCAGCGTGCAGCAGAGGTGCGGCGCTGGGGACGGCGCCGACCACCGGTTGCGGCTGCGGCACCCTGACCGGCCGAACGCCGGCCTCCGGCCGCACGCTGTCCTGCCGAGGAGCGCTGTCCATCCGCGGAACGCTGTCCGCTCGAGGAGGAACGCTGCCCCGAACCGGAGCTCTGAGCGGAACCCTGACGGGGAGCCGACGAACGTCGACCGCCGCCGTTGCGCTGCGGACGCGACGGCGCGGCAGCCTGCTTCGGTGCCGGCGGAACGTGCGGCGCGATCTCGCCGACGAGCTTCAGCACATGCTCGGAATCCGCCGTCACTTTCACCGGGGTGACGTCGATCGCGGCCTTGCGCATGATGGCCGCGAGATCCCTGCGCTGGTCGGGCAACACGACGGTGACGACGTCGCCGGTGCTGCCGGCGCGGGCGGTACGGCCCGAGCGATGCAGGTAGGCCTTGTGCTCGGCCGGCGGGTCGACGTGCACGACGAGTTCGACGTCGTCGACGTGGACACCGCGCGCCGCGACATCCGTCGCGACGAGCACGCGGGCCTCACCCGACGAGAAGGCCGCGAGATTGCGGTCGCGGGCGTTCTGCGAGAGGTTGCCGTGCAGGTCCACCGCCGGAATACCGGAGTCGGTGAGCTGCTTGGCCAGCTTGCGGGCCTGGTGCTTGGTGCGCATGAACAGGATTCGGCGACCGGTACCCGACGCGAGGGTGCGGACGAGGTCCTTCTTGGCATCCATACCCGCGACGTCGAAGACGTGGTGGGTCATCGCGGCGACGGGGGAGGTGGCCTCGTCGACCGAGTGCATGACCGGGTTCTTCAGGAACCGCTTGACGAGCTTGTCGACGCCGTTGTCCAGGGTGGCCGAGAACAGCAGCCGCTGACCGTCTTTCGGCGTCGCCGTCAGGATCCGGGTGACGCCCGGGAGGAAGCCGAGGTCGGCCATGTGGTCGGCCTCGTCGAGCACGGTGACCTCGATGTCATCGAGCGCGACGAACTTCTGGCGCATGAGGTCCTCGAGGCGGCCCGGGCAGGCGATGACGATGTCGACGCCGCGACGCAGGGCCTCGACCTGACGCTTCTGCGATACGCCACCGAAGATCGTGGTGACCTTCAGCCCGGACGAATGCGCGAGCGGTTCGATCGCCGCGGCGATCTGGGTCGCCAGTTCGCGGGTGGGGGCCAGGATCAGGCCACGCGGCCGGCCGGCCGCCCGGGTGCTCCTGCCGGCGAGACGGGCAGCGAGCGGGATCGAGAAGGCCAGGGTCTTACCGCTACCCGTGCGGCCGCGTCCGAGGACGTCGCGGCCGGCGAGCGTGTCGGGGAGGGTGTCCACCTGGATGGGGAAGGGGCTGGTGATCCCGGCGTCGTTCAGTGTGGCGACGAGCGGGCGGGGCACCCCGAGATCGGAGAAAGATGTGGTCATGGAACAGCGCTGCCTTTCGATGCGGCGTGTGTGCACTCGGCGGGTCGTGCCCGTGGTGCTGTGCGATCGCCGCAAGGAAAGCCGGTGCATCTGTGCGTACTGCAGCTGCGCGTGCGGGCCGGGCACGATCCCGGGCCGCCGGTATCCCACGACGGTGGGCGTCGTCGTGACGCCCGAACCATGTCACCCTACCGCACGGGGTGCGTGCCTATCCTCGTCCCGGCTACAGACCCACCCATTCCGAGGCGCCCTCGGTGAAGTGCTGCCGCTTCCAGATGGGTACCTCGGCCTTGATGCGTTCGACCAGCTCGGCGCAGGTGGCGAAGGCTTCTGCGCGGTGCGGGGCGGCGACGGCCGCGACCAGCGCGAGATCGCCGATGGTGAGATCGCCCACTCGATGCACCGCCGCCACCGGCAGTCCCGATTTCGCCGCGACGTCCTCGCAGCACCGCCGCAGGAACGCTTCGGCATCGGGATGTGCCTGGTACTGCAGGGCGGTCACCGACTGCCCGCCGTCGTGGTTGCGGACGACACCGGTGAAGACCACCACGGCACCGTGTTCGGCGCCAGCCACCGCGGCGTCCACCGCCGCGGGATCGAGTGGCTCCGACGAGATCCTGGCCAGTAGTTCACTCATGAGCGCCGCCTCCTGCGACTTGGGCCAACAGATGGTCGAGGATCGGGTCGAGGGCGGCGAGACCGTCCTTGACCCCGCCGGGAGAGCCGGGCAGGTTCACGACGACCGTGCGGCCCGCGAGACCGGCGATCCCGCGTGAGAGCACCGCGTGCGGAGTGGCGGCGAGTCCGCGCTGCCGGATCGACTCCGCGATGCCGGGCAGCTCGCGATCGAGCAGTGCGAGAGTCGCTTCGGGGGTGGCGTCGGTGGGCGACGCTCCGGTACCGCCGGTCGTGACGACGAGGGCCGGACCCGGACGGACCGCGTCGGCGAGACCGGCGGCGATGTCGGCGTCCGCATGGACGAGGGGGCCGCGGACTGCGAATCCCTTGTCTTCGAGCCACGATCGGATGAGCGGGCCGGTGCGGTCCTCGCGGGTGCCCGCCGCGACACCGGTCGATGCGACGACCACCGTGGCGGAACGCCCCGACTGTTCCGGCAGTTGCTCCTCCCGCTCCGGCTTCCCGTCCCGGTGGGGAGCGTCGTCGCGGGTCCAGTGGCCGCGCTTGCCGCCCTCCTTGGAGACCAGCCGCACGCCGTCGAGAACGGCGGCCGGATCGACGGCCTTGACCATGTCGTGCAGGGTCAGGCCCGCGACGGCGACCGCGGTGAGCGCCTCCATCTCGACTCCGGTCGGGCCCTTGGTCTTCGCGGTGGCCTCGATCGTGATCGAGGTGTCGGTGAAATCGAACATCACCTTCACCGACGACAGCGCCAGCTGATGACACAGGGGGATGAGCTCCCAGGTGCGTTTCGCCGCGGCGATACCCGCGATGCGGGCCGTGGCCAGGACGTCGGCCTTGGGCATGTCATCGGCCCGGACGAGCGCGATCACCTCGGGGGTGGTGACGAGTTCGCCTGCCGCCACGGCGATCCGTGTGGTGTCGGTCTTCGCGGAGACGTCCACCATGCGGGCGCGTCCCTGGTCGTCCAGGTGGCTGAGATCGGTCACAGGATCCGTACTTTCACGAGGTCTCCGGCTTCGAGGGAGGTGGTGTCGGCGGGGATGTCGAGGAGCACGTCGGCGGCGGCGAGTCCGGCGACGAGATGCGATCCGTGCCCGCGGAAGGGGGTCACCCCGTTCTCGTCGAGCCGTCCCCGCAGGAACTGGCGGCGCCCCGGGATCGACGTGAGATCGGTGGTGAGCGGCAGCTTCTCGCACACGACCGGCGGATAGCCGGCGGCGGCCCGCAGCGCCGGTCGCGCGAACACCTCGAACGAGACGAGGGCGCTGACAGGATTACCGGGGAAGGTCAGGATCGGGACACCGTCGACCACCGCGGTGCCCTGGGGTCCGCCGGGCTGCATCGCCACCGACACGAACTGCCCGCCCTGGGGGCCGAGCGTGTCCTTCACGACCTCGAAGTCACCCTTCGACACCCCACCCGAGGTGAACACCACGTCGGCGACACCCACGGCGTGTCGGAGCATCGTCACGAATTCCTCGGGATCGTCGTGGCAGTGGTCGATGGTCACGACGTCCGCGCCGTTGGCCGTCGCGCTCGCTGCCAGCGCCGGTCCGTTGGAATTGAAGATCTGGCCGGGGCCGAGTTCGCTCCCGGCCGTGACGAGTTCGCTTCCGGTGGAGATGATCGCGACGCGCGGCCGTGCACGGACGGGAATCGAGGTGAGACCGACGGCGGCGAGCGCAGCGATGTGGCGGGCGGCGAGGACCGTGCCGGCCGGGAGCAGCAGATCGCCCTTGCGGACGTCGGTGCCCGCCTCACGCACGTAGGTTCCGGGCGCCACGCTGCGCTCGACGGTGACGGTGTCCGGGTCGGGGGAGCGGGTGTCCTCGACCGGGACGACGGCGTCGGCGCCGTCCGGGACGGGTGCGCCCGTCATGATCTTCAGCGCGTGACCCGGTTCGAGCGCCGCGACGGTGTCGCCCGCGGCCAGCACGCCCTGCACGGGCAGATCCGTGGGGGCCGACGCGAGGTCGTGTGCGCGTACGGCGTAACCGTCCATCTGGGAGTTGCGGAAGGGCGGCAGGTCCAGCGGGGACTCGATGTCCTGCGCGAGCGTGCGGTGCAGTGCGTGGGCGAGCGGCACCCGCAGCGGGCTCTTCTCCCACAACGGGCCGAGCAACTCCGCCACGTGCTGTTCGTGTTCCTCCACGGACCGCTTGCCGCTCGTCATGCCGCCATCCTAGGCACACGAGTGGCGCGCCCCACCCTCGACGACGCGCCGTGGGTGCCCCGTCTGTCCGGATGCGGTGTCACGATCATCGGTTGTGGGCATACTGGGCTGTATGAAAGCGATGGTCGTATGACAGCCGTGGACATGGGCATCCCGGTCGTGCGCGATCGCGCAGACGACGTGTCCGATCGGCCCGACGTGCCCGAGCTCCTCGACCGTTTCGGTCGTGTCGCACGAGACCTGCGGGTATCCCTCACCGAGAAGTGCTCGCTGCGCTGCACCTACTGCATGCCTGCCGAGGGACTTCCCGAGATCCCCCGCGACAAACTGCTCACGAGCGCCGAGATCGTGCGTCTGGTGGGCATCGCGACCGGTCGGCTCGGTGTCCACGAGGTGCGCTTCACCGGCGGGGAACCGCTCATGCGCCGAGATCTCGAGGACATCGTCGCCGGATGCGCGGAGCAGACGCCGGGCCTGCCGATCGCACTGACCACCAACGCGGTCGGTCTCCGACATCGCGCGCAGGCACTGGCGGACGCCGGACTGACCCGGGTGAACATCTCGCTGGACACCATCGACCGCGAGCACTTTGCGCGGCTCACGCGCCGCGACCGGCTCGATTCGGTGCTCGACGGCATCCGGGCTGCGGTGACCGCCGGGTTCGGACGGGTGAAGGTCAACGCCGTCCTGATGCCGGAGACCCTCGAGGGTGCGGCAGATCTCTTGGCATGGTGCCTGGACGAGGGCGTCGAGCTGCGGTTCATCGAGCAGATGCCCCTCGACGCCGATCACACCTGGGCCCGTTCGCAGATGGTGCCGGCGGAGCAGTTGCTCGACGTGCTCGGTCGACGGTTCACGCTCACCGCGACCGAACGGGAAGATCCGTCCGCGCCGGCCGAACGCTGGCTCGTAGACGGCGGCCCGGCGACCGTCGGGATCATCGCTTCGGTCACCCGTTCGTTCTGCAGCGACTGCGACCGCACGCGCCTGACGGCCGAAGGGACGGTCCGGTCCTGCCTGTTCAGCGACCGGGAGACCGACCTACGCGCAGCCCTGCGGGGCGGCGCCACCGACGACGAACTCGCCGCGGTGTGGCGCGGGGCGATGTGGAACAAATGGGCCGGACACGGAATGGACGCGGCGGACTTCGCGCCGCCGCAGCGGAGTATGGGAGCTATCGGTGGCTGATGTGACGACCGGAATCGAGGTGCGGTACTTCGCCGCGGCGGCGGACGCGGCCGGACGTGAGAAGGACACGATCGACCTGCCGGAGGACGCCGATCTCGGTGCGCTGCGTGCCGTTCTCGTCGATCGCTACGGACCCGGTATGGAGCGCGTCCTGTCCGTGGCGGCATTCCTGCTCGAGCCCGGCGACGGCGGTACGGGCGAACTCACCCGGGACCTCGGCCGCCCGGCCGGGTCCCGAGTGGACGTCCTGCCGCCCTTCGCGGGTGGTTAACCCTCGCGCCACCAGGTATCGAAGGGCGCCACGGGCATCACGCGCTTGTGCCGCGTGTCGAGGAACTTCGTCTCGAGCCGCTTGGCGAGGTCGTCGGTGACGTCCTTGCCTTCGAGATAGTCGTCGATCTCGCTGTAGGTCATGCCGAGCGCTTCCTCGTCGGGCAGCGCGGGGCGGTCGTCCTCGAGGTCGGCGGTGGGGATCTTGATCCAGGTGCTCTCGGGCGCCTCGAGCTCGCGCAGCAGCGCCGCGCCCTGCCGCTTCGTCAGACCGGCCAGGGGAGTGATGTCCACGCCGCCGTCGCCGTACTTGGTGTAGAAGCCGGTCACCGCTTCGGCGGCGTGATCGGTGCCGACCACGAGGTAACCGAGCTCGCCGGCGATCGCGTACTGGATCATCATGCGCTCGCGGGCCTTGATGTTGCCGCGCACGAAATCGCGCAGACGCGTCTCGGTGCCGTGCAGCGCGCGGGCCGCCTCCGAGGCGGTCGCGTCGGCTCCGGGCTTGACGTCGACGCCCAGCGTGCGGTCGGCACCGATGAACTCGAGTGCGACGAGGGCGTCGTGCTCGTCGGCCTGCTTGCCGTAGGGCAGACGCACCGCGACGAACTCCGCCGTGTGGCCCTCGGCGCGGAGCTTCTCCGCTGCGAGCTGGGAGAGCTTGCCGGCGAGCGTGCTGTCCTGCCCGCCGCTGATGCCGAGCACGAATCCCTTCGCGGGAGTGCTACGGAGGTAGTCGGCGAGAAACTGCACCCGCGCGTCGATCTCGGCGCGCGGGTCGATGGAGGGCTTCACCCCGAGTTCTTCGATGATCCGATCGCGAAGGTTCGTCATCTGCACGACACTAGCGTTCCCGTGTTACTGCTGCGATACAACGGCGAAGAGCGCGGGCAGGCAGACTCTTCGGCGTGAGCACCGGAGATCTCTTCCGCAAACACGACCCGCACGCGAACCCGGATTTCTTCCGGGCCGAGGCGGCCGGTCTGGCGTGGCTCGCCGAGGCCGGTATGCCGGTGGCGGCGGTGCGGTCGGTGAGCGAGCACCACATCGAACTGGACCGGATCGCCGAGACGTCCCCTTCCGCCGAGGCCGCACGGAACTTCGGCGCGGCACTCGCGCGGATGCACGACGCCGGTGCCGGCGGTTTCGGCGCGGCACCCGACGGTTACGACGGGCAGCTGTTCATCGGACGCCGTCCCATGAGCCGCACCGTGCACGACACCTGGGGATCGTTCTACGTCACCGAACGGGTGCTGCCCTTCCTGCGCATCGCGGTCGACGCGGGCAGCGTCACCGGCCACCAGTGCCGCGACATCGACGCCGCCTGCGATCTCGTCGCGGCGGGAGCCTTCGACGACGACGATCCACCCGCGCGGCTGCACGGAGACCTGTGGAACGGCAACGTGCTGTGGTCCCCGCAGGGCGTCGTCCTGATCGATCCCGCCGCGCACGGCGGACACCGCGAAACCGACCTGGCGATGCTCGCACTCTTCGGCTGCCCGCACCTGCGCCGGGTCGTCGAAGGCTACGAATCGGCGCATCCGCTGGGCGTCGGATGGGAGCGGCGGGCGCCCGTGCACCAGCTGCATCCACTGGCGGTACATGCCGCGGGATACGGTGCCGGGTACGGGCGGGAGCTGCACCGGGCGGCACTCGCGACCCTCGAACTCGGAGGCAGTACGTGAACGGGATCCTCGTCGTGTCCGCAACCCGCGCCGAGGCGGCGCACGTCCCGGAGCGCTACGAGACGGTGATCACCGGGATCGGGAAGGTGGACGCGGCGGTCGCCGTCACGGCGGCGCTCGCGGCGTATCCGGCCGACGCGCGGCCGCTCGTCGTCAACATCGGTACCGCCGGCGCGTTGCGCACGCATCACTCGGGGTTGTTCCTCCCGTCCGCCGTGCTCAACCACGACATCAGCAGCGAGATCCTGAAGAGCCTCGGTCATCCGGTGCGGGACGTTGTCGACATCGACGACGGGGACGGCAGTGTGCTCGCGACCGGTGATTCGTTCGTCTCGGACGCACAGATCCGCGACGCGCTCGCCGCCCGCGCCGATCTGGTGGACATGGAAGGTTTCGCAGTCGCCTACGCCGCTCGTCGTATGGGCGCGCGGTGCCGGCTCGTCAAGCACGTGAGCGATCAGGCCGACGACTCCGCGCTCGATTGGCCGAAGCAGGTCGACCGCAGCGCACAGGAACTCGCGCGGTGGCTCGTCGAGCGCTACTGACGCATCTCAGCGCCCATTCGTGCGTTCGGTGAGTGTGACGGTGACCGAACCGGTGGTCAGAGTGAGGATCTCCCCGTCGAGCGTCCACCGGGGTGCGCCCGCGAACAGCGTCCGCACCCAGTCGTCGGCGCCGTCGCGCGGGGGAGGGCACGCCATCCTCGTGGACGCCAGGGTTCCGGCACGGATCTGTCCTCCGGACAGGTCGGCGGTGCCGGTGAACCGGTTGCATCCGGCGGATGCGGCGAGCCGCTCCCGGGCGGGGAACGACAATTCCAGCGGGCCGCCTCCGGGGATGGGCCGCCCCGTGACCTCGGTGGAGACGTAGCGGCGGCCGATCGGATCGGACGGCGATGCTCCGATTCCGCATCCGGACAGCACCGCACCCAGAGTGAGGACGGCGACGACACGGACTGCTCCCGGCATGCGTCTCACGGTACCGAGAACGGATCAGCGGGCCGTGAACTCCAGTCCGTCGGTGCCGTTCGCCGCGATGAGCGTCATCGACGATCCCTCGATGCTGTAGGTGGTCTCACCTGCGAGCACGGTGAGGATGTGTGTCTCGATGTCGGTGACCTCGGGGTCGGCGCAGGCGGCACGGGTCATGGTGAGCGGTTCGAACAGGACGACGTCGTCACCGACTTCGGCGGTGCCGCCGAACTCGTTGCAGCCCGTGTTGCCGGTGACGGTGCCGTCCTCGGAGAACACGAGCGTCGGCGCGGCGCTCTCGAGTGCCACCGAGGTGGTTACGGCATCGGCGGTGCGCAGCGACGTCACCACCCAGTCGGTGCCGGCGATCGGACGGTCGGGGTCGACGACCTTCTCGTCCTCGAGAAAGACCGTGATGTCGTCGCCGGTCAGGGTGACGGAGTTCCCGTCGAGCGACCACCGGGGTTCCACGCCGAACAGGGCCGTGAGCCAGGCGTCGGCCTCTTCGCGCGCGGGCGGGCAGGCCATCATCGTGCTCGCCAGGTTCGATGTCTTCACCGTGCCGCCGGACAGGTCCACGCCGCCGACGAAGCGATTGCATCCGGCGGTCGCCGAGATACGTCCGTCCTCCGGGAACGCGACCACCAGCGGCCCGGCCCCGGGGATCTGTGCACCCGTCACGTTCGTCGACACGAAGGTGCGACCGGTGAGGTCGTCGGCCGAGTTGCCGGCCGAATCCGAATCGGTGCTGCACGCGGCGGCCACGGCCGCCAGGCAGATCAGCGCGCATACCCGGAATGTGCGAAACATGCCGTTACGGTACGGCGCTCGATCCGGATTCGTGGGCACCTCGGCCGGTGACGACGCGGTGTGCCAGTTCGGCCCAGTTGTCGGCGAGTCGGCGCAGCGGATAACCGAGTTCGCGCCACTGGTGGAGCACCAGCGTCGCCTCGAGCGACGCCATCAGCGAGGTCGCCAGCAACCGGGTGTCGCCGCCGATGTCGGCAGCGCGCAGTAGGGCGTCGACGTGGGCGAGCGAGACCAGGTGGGCGGGGGCGGAGTAGTGGGAGTCCCCGGCGGCCTCGGCCGCGCGAAGCAGTTCGCCCTGCACCTCGACGAGTTCGATGCGCGCACGGCCGAAGGCGATCAGCCGGTCGAGGGGTTCGCCGTCCGGGCCGAGCGGGGGCGGGCCGAACAGGAAACCGTGCTGGAACTCGCGCTCGCTGTGGTCGAGCAGTGCGCGGACGAGACCGGCGCGGGAACCGAACCTGCGGAAGACGGTGCCTTTACCGACCCCGGCCCGCGCCGCGACGGCATCCATCGTCACGGCGTCGACGCCGCGCTCGGCGACGAGCAGGGCGGCGGCGTCGAGCAGACGAGAACGATTACGTGCGGCGTCACCCCGTTCGGAGAGTTGCTCCTCCGCCAGGGGTAGCGCCCGAGCGCTCGCCAGGGGCAGTGCTCGACCGTCCGCGTCCGGCAAGGGGCGAGTGTTCACAAGGTCACACTCTAGCGGGGCGAGGAATAAAGCGGACCGCGGTCCGTTTAACCTTGCGTAGTCAACCACTTCGACCCGAGGATGTTCCCATGACCCGAGTTCTCGCCCTCGTCGGCAGCCTGCGCGACGGCTCCGTCTCCCGTCAGCTCGCCGAGACCGCCGCGGCGGTCGCCGCCGAGAACGTCGAGGTGACCCTCTACGAGGGCCTCGCCGACGTTCCCTTCTACAACGAGGACCTCGACGGCGAAGCGGCTCCCGCTGCTGCCGTGGCCCTG harbors:
- a CDS encoding MoaD/ThiS family protein produces the protein MADVTTGIEVRYFAAAADAAGREKDTIDLPEDADLGALRAVLVDRYGPGMERVLSVAAFLLEPGDGGTGELTRDLGRPAGSRVDVLPPFAGG
- the nadE gene encoding ammonia-dependent NAD(+) synthetase, producing MTNLRDRIIEELGVKPSIDPRAEIDARVQFLADYLRSTPAKGFVLGISGGQDSTLAGKLSQLAAEKLRAEGHTAEFVAVRLPYGKQADEHDALVALEFIGADRTLGVDVKPGADATASEAARALHGTETRLRDFVRGNIKARERMMIQYAIAGELGYLVVGTDHAAEAVTGFYTKYGDGGVDITPLAGLTKRQGAALLRELEAPESTWIKIPTADLEDDRPALPDEEALGMTYSEIDDYLEGKDVTDDLAKRLETKFLDTRHKRVMPVAPFDTWWREG
- a CDS encoding fructosamine kinase family protein; translation: MSTGDLFRKHDPHANPDFFRAEAAGLAWLAEAGMPVAAVRSVSEHHIELDRIAETSPSAEAARNFGAALARMHDAGAGGFGAAPDGYDGQLFIGRRPMSRTVHDTWGSFYVTERVLPFLRIAVDAGSVTGHQCRDIDAACDLVAAGAFDDDDPPARLHGDLWNGNVLWSPQGVVLIDPAAHGGHRETDLAMLALFGCPHLRRVVEGYESAHPLGVGWERRAPVHQLHPLAVHAAGYGAGYGRELHRAALATLELGGST
- a CDS encoding nucleosidase codes for the protein MNGILVVSATRAEAAHVPERYETVITGIGKVDAAVAVTAALAAYPADARPLVVNIGTAGALRTHHSGLFLPSAVLNHDISSEILKSLGHPVRDVVDIDDGDGSVLATGDSFVSDAQIRDALAARADLVDMEGFAVAYAARRMGARCRLVKHVSDQADDSALDWPKQVDRSAQELARWLVERY
- a CDS encoding META domain-containing protein, with protein sequence MPGAVRVVAVLTLGAVLSGCGIGASPSDPIGRRYVSTEVTGRPIPGGGPLELSFPARERLAASAGCNRFTGTADLSGGQIRAGTLASTRMACPPPRDGADDWVRTLFAGAPRWTLDGEILTLTTGSVTVTLTERTNGR
- a CDS encoding META domain-containing protein gives rise to the protein MFRTFRVCALICLAAVAAACSTDSDSAGNSADDLTGRTFVSTNVTGAQIPGAGPLVVAFPEDGRISATAGCNRFVGGVDLSGGTVKTSNLASTMMACPPAREEADAWLTALFGVEPRWSLDGNSVTLTGDDITVFLEDEKVVDPDRPIAGTDWVVTSLRTADAVTTSVALESAAPTLVFSEDGTVTGNTGCNEFGGTAEVGDDVVLFEPLTMTRAACADPEVTDIETHILTVLAGETTYSIEGSSMTLIAANGTDGLEFTAR
- a CDS encoding TetR/AcrR family transcriptional regulator yields the protein MASARALPLAEEQLSERGDAARNRSRLLDAAALLVAERGVDAVTMDAVAARAGVGKGTVFRRFGSRAGLVRALLDHSEREFQHGFLFGPPPLGPDGEPLDRLIAFGRARIELVEVQGELLRAAEAAGDSHYSAPAHLVSLAHVDALLRAADIGGDTRLLATSLMASLEATLVLHQWRELGYPLRRLADNWAELAHRVVTGRGAHESGSSAVP